A window of Phragmites australis chromosome 15, lpPhrAust1.1, whole genome shotgun sequence genomic DNA:
CTAGCTCTTGCTTCTTCTGATGGATAAGGGAGCTCAATCTTCTGATCCAAACGATCAGATCACATCAAAGCGGGATCAAGAATATCCACACGCATTTGTTGCAGCTATCACCTGCAAGTCACATAAGAATACAACATTAAGTATGTAAGATACTAAATGAAACATAGAAGAATTGGCTCATTTCTCAAATTATGATCAAGAGAAGCATTTTGTTGCCTTCTCATTTTGCAACTGAACACATTTTCCtattttatcaaattaataaGTTCAAAACAACATTTTAAGTCAAACCATCGAGATAGTTTTATTAATCTGCAGGTTGAATGCTGGCCTTTACCCTCTCATCACTGCTAAATCCATCAAGCTCATTCAACAATCCAACATTGTCCTTTACACTTCTCTATCACCACTAACTTCACTATAGttgaataaaacaaaagaaGTTACAAATTACTGCAAAAAATAGTATATCTAGTTGTATGTAATTCCAAGGACATTACTTATATTAGTCAATAGTAAACAACGAAACATATTTACTTGTCAAAACGCTTAGTTTCAATGGCATCAATTTTATCAATAAAGATGATGCAGGGGGGCTTTTTCCTTTGCCAGCTGAAAAGTGTCTTGAACAAGCTTAGGTCCATCACTGATGAACATCAAAACCGATTCACAAAGATGTTATGTTAATATTCACCTAAACTATactaaaaaaacttaaaaaatatcCAACTTTAATCCTTAAAGCATGCAAAAGTGAAGCGTATATAGCTGGAAAATTTGCACACCTGAACCAACattataaacaacaaaattaTGTATATAGCTGGAAACTGTTTATTAGAACCAACTTTAATCCTTAAAGCATGCAAAAGTGAAGTGTTAACCGATCAAAACCTACAATAAAAAACGGACATCGAATCCatcaaatcacatcaaatcGCCCCTCGCTCGAAACCCTAAATTGTAGGTTTGTGGCAGAAGCCGCCTGACCTGCTTGATGGCGATGAGCTCTCCAAAGTCTAGGTTCATGCTGAGGTAAAATCCTTATCATATGGGCTCAATCCTGGCTGGTCCAGGTCTTCCAAACAGAGCACCAAATTAACCAAAGCAGCTAACACATACATAGACAAGCAAAACAAATAAGATTTCAGAATGTACATACCCAATTCGCACGATCACAAATCCGTGAGTACATAATTCAATGCAACTAATTATCTACGGATTTCCAAATCCCTCTGAAAAAAATGAAGGATTTCTAAAGAACAAGGCAGGGGGGAGGGGTAGGGCAACGTACCAAGTCCAAGGCCACCTCAACTCGCCTCCTCAAGCAGACCAGGTACACTGCCGCTTGCATCTAACGCTGTGCCTCCTAGTAGCGAAGCTCGTCAAAGGGATCCTCCTCGCCTCCCCCATCGTCTTCGAGATCCAGAGCACGTGGCATGTAGTTGCGCGCAGCTCGGCCAGACGACCCTTCGCTCAAAGTTGGCGACATCGCCGCGAAGCCGATGATGCCTGTTGACGCAGTGCCGCCGAGGTAGAGGCCCTCGATGGTCATGTGAGCGGCCATTGCCGAGTGGGTTAGGCCGGCCGTGAGACCAGCGCCGCCAAAGTTAGCGCCCGCCGTGGTGACAACGACAACGGGACGTGCGCGGTAGTGGAAGCGCCATGTCCGGTGCCCGTAGCAACAAATTTAGCAACAGTGGAGGGCGAGATGTGTGGTGGATTTTGCAGGATTGAGAGGGTGGCAGCGACATTTGAGAGGGCGACGGTGCATTGTGAAGGGGCGGCAACGCATGGGCACAGGGGAGGTGAAGGCGACGGTGCCATGGGCGTCATGAGCGATGCACTGGAAGGGGGCACAAGGGAGGCGATGGGAGGATAGGCGGGCGCCACACaggtgcaggggaggtggacaTGTGGCGGCGACAGTTGCGGTGCAGGGGAGGCAGAGGCGGTGGCGCCATGGACGATGTCGGCGCAAGGAGTCCGAGCAGAGGGCGAAGGGGAGGGAGGGCAGTGGCGGGCGAGGGAGTCCGAGAGCAAGAGCACGAGAGATGGCAAGGGAATGGGAGGGAGGGCGGTGGCGGTTTTTGTGCGCAGGTGTGTGTATGGGGGGGACCAGATGGGCCAGGAGGACGACTGTGACGTCGTGGCCCAGGGAGCGCGCCTGCAGGGCACGTGCGGGCCTGTGTGAGCGTCAAGATCCAGTTGGCTAGTGCAGGAGCACAGAGCACGTGGGAGGCTATGGGACCCACACAGGAGGGTGTGGGAGGGGAGGGCAGACTACAGGAAGAAAGCACTACgtgttttttaagtagtagagattggTCAAGCGGCACGATCGTCAGTAACTTATCGTCTCAGTCTTTTCTCATGGGCTTCTTTACGTGGATTCCTCCATTCGCTATGCAgtctcaaatttttatcttaCATAATTAGCAATTTGGGTCTGACTATTTTTCAAGTACATGTAATTCTAATCATCATTCTAGGTCCTCATATTAAAATCCAACAACCTCATAAGTGGTTGGGTCTTGATCCAAGGGTATATGATGGTGAGTTTGGAGACAAAAAAAAGGTTTCAAAAGCACCTGAATATATAGATaaccaaataatcataacttttttgttTTGTAAAACCTTAGCATCAGTAACTTTTTGCCGTGACATTTATTCCTCTAAACAGCTCACCAAATTTGGGCAAGAAAAAGTTTATATAGCACCCAAAACATAGTGAGCATGCATTAATTATAGCACCCAAAACTTAGGCCTACAAATATATGTAAGTTACCTGATCTGTTTTAATACGAGCAAGTCAAGTTTAGTGGAGTTTTTTCCGTGAGGAAATTGTTCTATTGGCCAAAGGGATCACAAAATTAACTTATGCTTGGGAGAGAAAAAGTACCATACAAAAAGACACCTGGTCCCTCCAACCTATTACTGTTTCTTTTTAGGCACTTAAAAGGCACTTTTTACACTGCTTTTCTTATCATACAATGCAAAAGAACAAAATTTCACACATGCCCGGCCCCCTTGCAGATGATGAATATATTCCATGCTTTCCACTAAGCATGGTTTATACATGGCATGTTTGATTCACTCACTTCCACATATTGCCACACCTCTTTGCCAAACTACGATAGAAGGGACATAGAACTAAAAATGTGTGACAAGTCATAATTGTGACATAGAAACAAACACTCGGCTAAGACAGTGTAGCATGCCTATGTTTGGCAACGAACCAAACAGACACTTATATAGCCATGGCAACATGGCGCCCATCAACATGTTGGCTCAAATCCTGCAGTCGAAGACATGAtactagcatgcatgcatgcagtatcATGCAAACGTTTTCTGCTGGCTAGTTCACCCTCCGGCAGTTGCGCCGGACCTGCCCGCTGCTCCCCGTCAGGACACCAATGTCGCCCATCCTCACCATGGCTGCAGCGAAGTCGCTCCTGAACTGCGCCGGGCTGGCCGCGTAGCTCCTGACCAGGCCGTCCGTCGAGCTGCCGCTGAACAGCTGCTGGTCGGAGTGCAGCAGCCCCCGCTGCGCGATCAGGTCTCCGTAGTACGCATTGTCGAACGCGTTCGGCGTGGACGCGTCCAGCGGCGCGAGCGCTCCCCCGCCTCCAGTCGCCGGGCAGCTGGCCCTCCGCGACGCCGCGAAGGGCCCGTCGATGTTGGTCTCGTTGTAGATCTTGGCCCGGAAGTTCTGGCATTGCGTCTGTCCCACCGTGTGGGCTcctgcatgcatgtatataaCGCAATGCAGGCTCAGAGACCAATCAATCTGTCCATGGACGGGCTGTCTCGCGTCTCAGTACGTCGTACTGGAGCCGTCGCTTTTGGAGGCACAGGGAATAGTTAGTTGCATGGTCACCAAGACAGCACATGCGGTGCGGTGAATTGGTGATGACTGGTGAACGGTGATGGATTGGTGAATGTTGGAAAGTGACGCACCTGACAGAGCAACCATGTCGGTGCTGCTCAGGCCTTTCCTGGCGAAGGCGGCGAGCAGGGTGCTCAGGCTGGACGCCGGCGAGGGGAGGTCAGTGTTTGCGGTGGAGAGGCTCGCCGTGGTGGAGTCCCTCCTGCCGAGCTGCACCTTCCACGATGGTCCTCCGAGCTGGACGTGCAATGTTCCAACGCGACATTGTTGAACGTTCACGCACTGGCCGGACTGTAGTTTGTGGTGAATACGAGATGCATTATTGGATGGTCATTCGTCCCGCGACGACAGATtcacgggcggcgacggcgaggatgTCGGCGCACGACACGGTCCGCGGGCACAGCACCTCCAGCAGAACCTTGATGGCGTCGATCACGCCGAACCCCCTCAGCGACCCCGCGTTCGGGCCCGCGCCCTTCTCCCCGGTGAAGTTGGCCGTGTCGTCGAGCAGAACAGACGCGTCGCAACCCtggcgcacatgcatacacacaTAAATCATCAATCGACTTGTTCACAAGATTCGTACTCCTCGACACATGCATGGCACAAGCCGAGCATTGCACTGAACGCTGCAGCAGCAAGATGAAGGGTGAAAAGCTGGGAGGTAGACTTGCTTGcacgaagcagtcgtggaagtggagccggagcAAGGAGCCGCCCGAGCGCGCGTCCAGCGCCACGGCCGCCCTCACGGCGGTCCTGATGGTGAGAACCGCAGCCGGGCACGACGAGGCGTAGAACGTCGGCGACAGCTGAGCCCGAGCGAAGGCCACTAGCGCGGCCAGTGCCAGGAACAGTGAGAGCACGGAGTGAACAGAGCGGTGGCTGCTGTACGCAGCAGCCATCGCCAAACAAACTAGCTAATCCCTGCCTGAACGCTTGCTCCTGAATAAAAATATGTCTGAAATGCTAGATTTCTCTTGTGTTCAGGCGCTAGCTGCATTGCTGGAAGCGAATTTGTAGGCTGGATCCGGCCAGTTTGATCGCGCAGCTTTGCCTTTAATAGCTGGGCTTCGTTGGACCTGTCCATGCTTTTGGACTTTTGGTTCAATCAGAGAAATCGAAGATCCAATCAGCTGAACTATTTtatgtaaaattatttttgggTAATCATCACATTCACGTCGGTACACAAGAACTTCTCGATAGACCGTGCCCCACCGCCACACTCTGCCGAGTGCCGAGTGCCGCTCGTTGCATGCTGCACATGCATCAACTCTGAACATTTCCCCCTTTTGTTCTCAGCCTGCGACAAAAAGAAAACGATCGAAGCAATGCAATGCGACCAATTAACTATCGTTAACCAACCTGAAGAATCATATTCCTGCTCACTGAAAGAGTAGTGATGAGCGTGACTTGAGCTCAATAAGGgcatctaaattaagttttTTCAGGAATCTCATCTAAATTAGTAGTTGGCTTCAGGTACAAGATATGCTCAACTGGTGACATGGATTTAGGTTACGAGATATGCTCAACTGGTGACGTGGATTTAGGTTTCGTAACGCTATCTGAACACAAGCTTTATTTGTTCTCTTGCTTTTATGCTGGACCACAGATGCCCACCCACAAAGATCGATTGGTTCGAGTACCGATCTCAATTGACAACTTTAGTATGATTAGGAATTGATATGCGAGCGGCAATCTGCAGGATCTGTTTAGCAAAAATCCAAAACTCTGGGTGCAATCTGCAGGCCCATCTTTGTTCCCCTTTTGTTTTAGGCTTTTAGCGGTATATGTCCTATCCTCGTCTAGGCCCAATATCCATGAGCCGTTGTGGATCAAGAGCCCAGTTTCTATTTTGAAAGCCTGTAAAATAGTCTAGCAAGTACAACCGATTAAACTATGCAATGCAATAGTAGCGGCAAGCTTAGCTACAGTAGGTTAGGCTACAGAAATGTAAGCACAAAACGAGCATCATTTTCACGGGCCTAAAAAAGGGTCGAAATGCCCCCAAACACTAAACGTACGTCTGGCTGATTAGAAAGACTAGCACGATCCAAGCATCGAAGAGACAAGACCCATATACCACAGTGCTACTGATTTATCCCCTGAGAGCCACTTCACCAAAAGTTGTGTCTTCTGTGTTCTAGACTCTGCCTAGCAAAAAGTGAAGTCTGAGAGTAGCCTGAAAATTTGTTGGTTTCTAACTGGTCAGACAAGTCTGAAAATGGATTATTTATAGCAAGCCTGACTGTGTTAATTGAGACTCCCTTTCCGCAAAAAAATATACAGAGAAGGATGTTGGATTTTTGTAAGAGTGAAATACTGTGGAGACAACTATGCACAAATTTGTTGGATCTGCTCTTGCAGACCTCAGCTGCTATTGTTCTTTCAGGGCACAGGTCTATGTGCAGAGGATCTAGTGCTCTACAGTATCGACTGAAATTTAGCGGATCAAAGGATCTATAACGAAGA
This region includes:
- the LOC133892747 gene encoding peroxidase 70-like, producing the protein MAAAYSSHRSVHSVLSLFLALAALVAFARAQLSPTFYASSCPAAVLTIRTAVRAAVALDARSGGSLLRLHFHDCFVQGCDASVLLDDTANFTGEKGAGPNAGSLRGFGVIDAIKVLLEVLCPRTVSCADILAVAARESVVALGGPSWKVQLGRRDSTTASLSTANTDLPSPASSLSTLLAAFARKGLSSTDMVALSGAHTVGQTQCQNFRAKIYNETNIDGPFAASRRASCPATGGGGALAPLDASTPNAFDNAYYGDLIAQRGLLHSDQQLFSGSSTDGLVRSYAASPAQFRSDFAAAMVRMGDIGVLTGSSGQVRRNCRRVN